One stretch of Brachyhypopomus gauderio isolate BG-103 chromosome 8, BGAUD_0.2, whole genome shotgun sequence DNA includes these proteins:
- the arf3b gene encoding ADP-ribosylation factor 3b, producing the protein MGNIFGNLLKSLIGKKEMRILMVGLDAAGKTTILYKLKLGEIVTTIPTIGFNVETVEYKNISFTVWDVGGQDKIRPLWRHYFQNTQGLIFVVDSNDRERVNEAREELMRMLAEDELRDAVLLVFANKQDLPNAMNAAEITDKLGLHSLRHRNWYIQATCATSGDGLYEGLDWLANQLKNKK; encoded by the exons ATGGGGAATATTTTTGGTAATCTACTGAAGAGTCTCATAGGAAAGAAGGAGATGAGGATTCTGATGGTTGGGTTGGATGCAGCTGGTAAAACAACCATCTTGTACAAACTGAAACTGGGTGAGATTGTGACCACTATCCCAACCATTG GCTTTAATGTGGAGACGGTGGAGTATAAGAACATCAGTTTCACTGTGTGGGATGTTGGTGGCCAGGACAAGATCAGACCTCTTTGGAGACACTACTTCCAAAACACACAGG GTCTGATCTtcgtggtggacagtaacgatCGGGAGCGTGTGAATGAGGCGCGGGAGGAGCTGATGCGAATGCTGGCGGAGGACGAGCTGCGTGACGCCGTCCTCCTCGTCTTCGCCAACAAACAG GACCTGCCTAACGCAATGAACGCTGCTGAGATCACCGACAAGCTGGGCCTGCATTCGCTGCGTCACCGCAACTGGTACATCCAGGCCACCTGTGCGACCAGTGGAGACGGCCTGTACGAAGGCCTCGACTGGCTGGCCAATCAGCTCAAGAATAAGAAATGA
- the fkbp11 gene encoding peptidyl-prolyl cis-trans isomerase FKBP11, translated as MKLRSGILAVLFAAFIFAAGEETETEKNVEELLVETLVKPEPCTVTSAVGDTLQIHYTGRLLDGKVIDSSLSREPLVVELGKRTVISGLEQALVGLCEGQKVKVTIPAHLAYGKRGYPPTIPGDSVLEFEVEVVSLMQQTPWQKLVNDIFPLVCLALVPTLLGLVGVYLYNKAKVQPQGRKKSKDKKSKKK; from the exons ATGAAACTTAGGAGTGGTATTCTCGCAGTTTTGTTCGCTGCATTTATATTCGCCGCAGGTGAGGAGACGGAGACGGAGAAAAACGTCGAGGAGTTGCTTGTGGAAACGTTG GTCAAACCTGAACCCTGCACAGTAACATCAGCGGTTGGAGATACGCTTCAAATCCATTACACG GGGCGGCTGTTGGATGGGAAGGTGATTGATTCTTCTTTGTCCCGTGAACCCTTGGTTGTGGAACTGGGGAAGCGGACCGTcatctcag GCCTAGAGCAAGCCCTGGTTGGCCTCTGTGAAGG GCAAAAAGTCAAGGTGACCATTCCAGCACATCTAGCGTATGGAAAACGAGGATACCCCCCAACCATCCCAG GTGACTCCGTTCTGGagtttgaggtggaggtggtttCTCTGATGCAGCAGACTCCCTGGCAGAAGCTGGTGAATGACATCTTTCCCCTTGTGTGTCTGGCATTAGTGCCCACTTTGCTGGGACTTGTGGGTGTCTACCTCTACAACAAGGCCAAAGTACAACCCCAAGGCAGGAAGAAGAGCAAGGACAAGAAGAGTAAGAAAAAATGA
- the drc2 gene encoding dynein regulatory complex subunit 2, which yields MPKKGKTGASKQPALTEEERLVYMQQKAQAEEDMAKRKEDMLTQFLKDKLQKEERNSTVNLHKLTQQWRSVLRQTRAAELRADIAVLSQTFERVLDRKDSVIKSLVSDLGEAEQQSAVALRSHLHSTDRLLQLHKGRLAALALEWSTGLEELNTEFNTERERILTVHKQEMAYLEDVAFAMEQRYDEINREVRLNYQNTRDDITNQSIEEKHALRTQLEGTEKELWEQFQQVLHSYSEATKVRQVEYESLRAKDEHSAREIDLQMRRLQKMQDYISDLRSRLSSGQRESEVSARELRAVREDVAHKVQQLKTKLSLARAAERRQLANLTMHSSKTAQKLRDIIGKGDKLLRLAEMCRKLETEQEKVLPFYASSLSAEELSQERAHAMEAPSEELARAMLDYTSLERFWQRYNKVLLERLCLEQEKAALGRENQQLRILLKQYLDGISVSDEILRQRNPLLIVSRQSLQTSTGSDAQTLKRHTVIEAAHVVEHTL from the exons ATGCCGAAGAAAGGGAAGACGGGAGCGAGCAAGCAGCCAGCGCTGACGGAGGAGGAGAGACTCGTGTACATGCAGCAGAAGGCTCAGGCTGAGGAAGACATGGCTAAAAGGAAAGAAGACATGCTCACTCAGTTtctcaag GATAAGCTGCAGAAGGAGGAGCGTAACAGCACAGTGAACCTGCACAAGTTGACACAGCAGTGGCGCTCTGTCCTTCGCCAAACTCGTGCCGCCGAGCTGCGCGCCGATATTGCAGTACTCAGCCAGACCTTTGAGAGAGTCCTAGACCGCAAAGACAGCGTCATTAAG tcgTTGGTGAGTGATCTGGGTGAAGCAGAGCAGCAGTCTGCGGTCGCTCTCAGGTCTCACCTCCACAGTACGGACCGGCTGCTGCAGCTCCATAAGGGCCGACTGGCTGCACTAGCGTTAGAGTGGAGCACTGGGCTTGAGGAGCTCAACACCGAATTCAACACAGAGAG GGAACGGATTTTGACGGTGCACAAGCAGGAAATGGCATATCTAGAGGATGTCGCTTTTGCCATGGAGCAGCGCTATGATGAAATAAACCGCGAGGTCCGGCTGAACTACCAGAACACCCGAGATGATATCACAAACCAG AGCATCGAAGAAAAACACGCATTACGTACGCAGCTGGAGGGCACCGAGAAGGAGCTCTGGGAGCAGTTCCAGCAGGTGCTACACAGCTACAGCGAGGCCACCAAGGTCCGGCAAGTGGAGTACGAGTCGCTGCGTGCCAAAGATGAACACAGTGCGCGGGAGATAGACTTGCAGATGAGACGCTTGCAGAAGATGCAG GACTACATCAGCGATCTGCGTTCTCGGTTGAGCTCTGGTCAGAGGGAGAGCGAGGTGTCTGCACGTGAACTCCGCGCAGTTCGTGAGGACGTTGCACATAAAGTCCAACAGCTCAAGACTAAACTCAGTCTGGCTCGGGCAGCGGAGAGGAGACAGTTGGCTAACCTCACCATGCACAGCAGTAAAACCGCTCAGAAACTACGAGACATCATAGGAAAG GGGGACAAACTGTTGCGTCTAGCTGAAATGTGTCGTAAACTGGAGACAGAGCAGGAGAAGGTGCTTCCCTTCTATGCATCATCTTTAAGTGCGGAGGAGTTGAGTCAGGAGAGAGCGCATGCTATGGAGGCACCATCTGAAGAACTGGCACGG GCCATGCTGGACTATACCTCTCTGGAAAGGTTTTGGCAGCGTTACAACAAGGTTCTCCTGGAGCGTTTGTGCCTAGAACAGGAGAAGGCGGCTCTGGGGCGTGAGAACCAGCAGCTGAGAATTCTTCTCAAACAATATCTAGATGGCATCTCTGTTAGCGACGAGATCTTGCGACAACGGAATCCACTTCTCATAGTGTCCCGCCAGTCGCTGCAGACATCAACTGGTTCAGACGCACAAACACTCAAGCGCCACACAGTCATAGAGGCAGCCCATGTAGTGGAACACACGCTGTAG